A portion of the Sus scrofa isolate TJ Tabasco breed Duroc chromosome 5, Sscrofa11.1, whole genome shotgun sequence genome contains these proteins:
- the SBF1 gene encoding myotubularin-related protein 5 isoform X6, producing MARLADYFVLVAFGPHPRGSGEGQGQILQRFPEKDWEDNPFPQGIELFCQPSGWQLCPERNPPTFFVAVLTDINSERHYCACLTFWEPAEPSQEGVCPGDTERAEEADEGVPPSPAAAGSPGQLFAPKTLVLVSRLDHAEVFRNSLGLIYTIHVEGLNVGLENVVGSLLTCIIPLAGGSQRTISLGAGDRQVIQTPLTDSLPISRCSVALLFRQLGITNVLSLFCAALTEHKVLFLSRSYQRLSDACRGLLALLFPLRYSFTYVPILPAQLLEVLSTPTPFIIGVNAAFQAEAQELLDVIVADLDGGTVTVPECVHIPPLPEPLQSQTHSVLSMVLDPELELADLAFPPPTMSVSSLKMQDKELRAVFLRLFAQLLQGYRWCLHMVRIHPEPVIRFHKAAFLGQRGLVEDDFLMKVLEGMAFAGFVSERGVPYRPTDLFDELVAHEVARMRADENHPQRVLRHVKELAEQLYKNENPYPAVAMHKVQRPGEASHLRRAPRPFPRLDEGLVQWIVDQATAKMQGAPPAVKAEKRTTVPSGPPMTAILERSSGLHGNSARRLEVVRNCISYVFEGKMLEAKKLLPAVLRALKGRAARRCLAQELHLHVQQNRAVLDHQQFDFVVRMMNCCLQDCTSLDEHGIAAALLPLVTAFCRKLSPGVTQFAYSCVQEHVVWSTPQFWEAMFYGDVQTHIRALYLEPAEDRDPSQVGEAPAQEDQRSALDVASEQRRLWPTLSREKQQELVQKEESTVFSQAIHYANRMSYLLLPLDSSKSRLLRERAGLGDLESASNSLVTNSMAGSVAESYDTESGFEDAETCDVAGAVVRFINRFVDKVCTESGVTSDHLKGLHVMVPDIVQMHIETLEAVHRESKRLPPIQKPKLLRPRLLPGEECVLDGLRVYLLPDGREEGAGGSGGGPALLPAEGAVFLTTYRVIFTGMPTDPLVGEQVVVRSFPVAALTKEKRISVQTPVDQLLQDGLQLRSCTFQLLKMAFDEEVGSDSVELFRKQLHKLRYPPDIRGTFALTLGSAHTPGRPPRATKDKGPSFRTLSRNLVKNAKKTIGRQHVTRKKYNPPSWEHRGQPAPEDQEDEISVSEELEPSTLTPSSALKPSDRMTMSSLVERACCRDYQRLGLGTLSSSLSRAKSEPFRISPVNRMYAICRSYPGLLIVPQSVQDNALQRVSRCYRQNRFPVVCWRSGRSKAVLLRSGGLHGKGVVGLFKAQNAPSPGQSQADSSSLEQEKYLQAVVSSMPRYADASGRNTLSGFSSAHLGSHGEGAGAGAGGGGTWGGQASRRQCFRLPSPRARVTTLSNPMAASASRRTAPRGKWGSVRASGRSAGLGTDVGSRLAGRDMLGPPQANGAPPDPGFLRPQRAALYIIGDKAQLKGVRPDPLQQWELVPIEVFEARQVKASFKKLLKACVPGCPATEPGPASFLRSLEDSEWLIQIHRLLQVSVLVVELLDSGSSVLVSLEDGWDITTQVVSLVQLLSDPFYRTLEGFRLLVEKEWLSFGHRFSHRGAHTLAGQSSGFTPVFLQFLDCVYQIHLQFPMEFEFSPFYLKFLGYHHASRRFRTFLLDSDYERIELGLLYEEKGERRAPQACRSVWEYAERLSKRAPIFYNYMYAPEDAEVLRPYSNVSNLKVWDFYTEETLAEGPPYDWELAQGPPEPPEEERPDAGAPQSRRRVVWPCYDSRPRAQPDAISRLLEELQRLETELGRPPERWKDAWDRVKAAQRLEGRPDGRGTPSSLLASSVPHHRRSLGVYLQEGPVGSTLSLSLDSDQSSGSTASGSRQAARRSTSTLYSQFQTAESENRSYEGTLYKKGAFMKPWKARWFVLDKTKHQLRYYDHRVDTECKGVIDLAEVEAVAPGTPTMGAPKTVDEKAFFDVKTTRRVYNFCAQDVPSAQQWVDQIQSCLSDA from the exons ATGGCGCGGCTCGCGGACTACTTCGTGCTGGTGGCGTTCGGGCCGCACCCGCGCG GGAGTGGGGAAGGCCAGGGCCAGATCCTGCAGCGCTTCCCGGAGAAGGACTGGGAGGACAACCCATTCCCCCAGGGCATCGAGCTG TTTTGCCAGCCCAGCGGGTGGCAGCTGTGTCCTGAGAGGAATCCACCGACCTTCTTTGTTGCTGTCCTCACCGACATCAACTCCGAGCGGCACTACTGCGCCTGCTTGACCTTCTGGGAGCCCGCGGAGCCCTCGCAG GAAGGGGTGTGCCCTGGGGACACCGAGAGGGCGGAGGAAGCAGATGAGGGAGTGCCACCATCACCCGCAGCGGCTGGCTCGCCCGGCCAGCTCTTTGCTCCGAAGACGCTGGTCCTGGTGTCTCGACTGGACCACGCAGAGGTGTTCAGG AACAGCCTCGGTCTCATCTACACCATCCACGTGGAGGGCCTGAACGTGGGCCTGGAGAACGTGGTCGGGAGCCTGCTGACCTGCATCATCCCCCTGGCCGGGGGCTCACAG AGAACCATCTCTTTGGGGGCCGGCGACCGGCAGGTCATCCAGACCCCGCTCACCGACTCCCTGCCCATCAGCCGCTGCAGTGTGGCCCTGCTCTTTCGCCAGCTGG GCATCACCAATGTGCTGTCTCTGTTCTGTGCGGCGCTCACGGAGCACAAGGTGCTCTTCCTGTCTCGCAGCTACCAGCGGCTCTCGGATGCCTGCCGGGGACTCCTGGCGCTGCTCTTCCCTCTCAGATACAG CTTCACCTACGTGCCCATCCTGCCGGCGCAGCTCCTGGAGGTGCTCAGCACGCCCACGCCCTTCATCATTGGAGTCAACGCCGCCTTCCAGGCTGAGGCCCAGGAGCTG CTGGATGTGATTGTTGCTGACCTGGATGGAGGGACAGTGACTGTCCCTGAGTGTGTGCACATCCCACCCCTGCCAGAGCCGCTGCAGAGTCAGACACACAGTGTTCTGAGCATG GTCCTGGACCCTGAGCTGGAGCTGGCAGATCTTGCCTTCCCGCCACCTACGATGTCCGTTTCctccctgaagatgcag GATAAGGAGCTGCGTGCCGTCTTTCTGCGGCTCTTTGCTCAGCTCCTGCAAGGCTACCGCTGGTGTCTGCACATGGTCCGCATCCACCCGGAGCCCGTCATCCGCTTTCACAAG GCAGCCTTCCTGGGCCAGCGTGGGCTCGTAGAGGACGACTTCCTGATGAAGGTGTTGGAGGGCATGGCGTTTGCAGGCTTCGTGTCGGAGCGCGGGGTCCCCTACCGCCCTACGGACTTGTTTGATGAG cTGGTGGCCCACGAGGTGGCACGGATGCGGGCGGATGAGAACCACCCCCAGCGGGTCCTGCGTCACGTCAAGGAACTGGCAGAGCAGCTCTACAAGAAT GAGAACCCATACCCTGCTGTGGCTATGCACAAGGTGCAGAGGCCGGGGGAGGCCAGCCACCTGCGTCGGGCGCCCCGGCCCTTCCCCCGGCTGGACGAGGGGCTGGTGCAGTGGATTGTGGATCAGGCCACGGCCAAGATGCAGGGCGCACCGCCAGCCGTGAAGGCCGAGAAGAGGACCACCGTGCCCTCGGGGCCACCCATGA CCGCCATTCTGGAGCGGAGCAGCGGGCTCCATGGCAACAGCGCGCGCCGGCTGGAGGTGGTCCGCAACTGCATCTCCTACGTGTTCGAGGGGAAGATGCTTGAGGCCAAGAAG CTGCTTCCAGCTGTGCTGAGGGCCCTGAAAGGACGTGCGGCCCGCCGCTGCCTTGCCCAGGAGCTGCACCTTCACGTGCAGCAGAACCGGGCGGTCCTGGACCACCAGCAGTTTGACTTTGTTGTCCGGATGATGAACTGCTGCCTGCAG GACTGCACCTCCCTGGATGAGCACGGCATCGCAGCTGCTCTGCTGCCTCTGGTCACAGCCTTCTGCCGG AAGCTGAGCCCGGGGGTGACGCAGTTCGCCTACAGCTGCGTGCAGGAGCACGTCGTGTGGAGCACGCCGCAGTTCTGGGAGGCCATGTTCTACGGGGACGTGCAGACCCACATCCGGGCTCTCTACCTGGAGCCTGCCGAGGACCGAGACCCTTCCCAG GTCGGGGAGGCGCCTGCACAGGAGGACCAGCGCTCCGCCCTGGATGTGGCGTCTGAGCAGCGGCGCCTGTGGCCCACCCTGAGCCGTGAGAAGCAGCAGGAGCTGGTGCAGAAGGAGGAGAGCACCGTGTTCAGCCAGGCCATCCACTACGCCAACCGCATGAGCTACCTGCTGCTTCCCCTGGACAGCAGCAAGAGCCGGCTGCTGCGGGAGCGCGCGGGGCTGGGCGACCTCGAGAGCGCCAGCAACAGCCTGGTCACCAACAG CATGGCGGGCAGTGTGGCGGAGAGCTATGACACAGAGAGTGGCTTTGAGGATGCAGAGACCTGTGACGTGGCCGGGGCCGTGGTCCGCTTCATCAACCGCTTTGTGGACAAGGTCTGCACAGAGAGTGGGGTCACCAGCGACCACCTCAAGGGGCTGCATGTCATGGTGCCAG ACATCGTCCAGATGCACATCGAGACCCTGGAGGCTGTGCACAGAGAGAGCAAGAGACTGCCCCCCATCCAGAAG CCCAAGCTGCTGCGGCCGCGCCTGCTGCCCGGTGAGGAGTGTGTGCTGGATGGCTTGCGCGTCTACCTGCTGCCGGACGGGCGCGAGGAGGGCgcagggggcagtgggggtggcccTGCGCTCCTCCCGGCTGAGGGCGCCGTCTTCCTGACCACGTACCGGGTCATCTTCACGGGGATGCCCACTGACCCCTTGG TGGGGGAACAGGTGGTGGTCCGCTCCTTCCCGGTGGCCGCACTGACCAAGGAGAAGCGCATCAGTGTCCAGACCCCCGTGGACCAGCTCCTCCAGGACGGGCTGCAGCTGCGCTCCTGCACCTTCCAG CTGCTGAAGATGGCCTTTGACGAGGAGGTGGGGTCCGACAGCGTTGAGCTCTTCCGCAAGCAGCTGCACAAGCTGCGCTACCCGCCGGACATCAGGGGCACCTTCGCGCTCACCCTGGGTTCTGCTCACACGCCTGGCCGGCCGCCACGTGCCACCAAGGACAAGGGTCCTTCCTTCAG GACCTTGTCCCGGAACCTGGTGAAGAATGCCAAGAAGACCATCGGGCGGCAGCACGTCACTCGGAAGAAGTACAACCCCCCGAGTTGGGAGCACCGGGGCCAGCCAGCCCCCGAGGACCAGGAGGATGAGATCTCAG TGTCAGAGGAGCTGGAGCCCAGCACGCTGACCCCTTCGTCAGCCCTGAAGCCCTCCGACCGCATGACCATGAGCAGCCTGGTGGAGCGCGCGTGCTGCCGGGATTACCAGCGCCTGGGGCTGGGCACActgagcagcagcctgagccgGGCCAAGTCCGAGCCCTTCCGCATCTCCCCGGTCAACCGCATGTACGCCATCTGCCGCAG CTACCCCGGGCTACTGATCGTCCCCCAGAGCGTCCAGGACAACGCCCTGCAACGAGTCTCCCGCTGCTACCGCCAGAACCGTTTCCCGGTGGTGTGCTGGCGCAGCGGGCGCTCCAAGGCTGTGCTGCTGCGCTCCGGGGGCCTGCATGGCAAGGGGGTCGTCGGCCTCTTCAAGGCCCAGAACGCGCCATCTCCAG GCCAGTCCCAGGCAGACTCCAGCAGCCTGGAGCAGGAGAAGTACCTGCAGGCCGTGGTCAGTTCCATGCCCCGTTACGCAGATGCCTCAGGACGCAACACCCTCAGCGGCTTCTCCTCGGCCCACCTGGGCAGCCATGGTGAGGGCGCTGGAGCAGGAGCTGGTGGTGGAGGCACGTGGGGAGGGCAGGCCAGCAGGAGGCAGTGTTTCCGGT TGCCCAGCCCCAGAGCCAGGGTCACCACGCTGTCCAACCCTATGGCGGCCTCGGCCTCCAGACGGACCGCGCCCCGAG GTAAATGGGGCAGCGTCCGGGCCAGTGGGCGCAGTGCTGGGCTCGGCACTGACGTGGGCTCCCGGCTGGCAGGCAGAGACATGCTGGGTCCCCCCCAGGCCAACGGGGCGCCCCCTGACCCAGGCTTTCTGCGGCCCCAGCGTGCCGCCCTCTACATCATCGGAGACAAAGCCCAGCTTAAG GGCGTGCGACCAGACCCGCTGCAGCAGTGGGAGCTGGTGCCCATCGAGGTGTTCGAGGCACGGCAGGTGAAGGCCAGCTTCAAGAAGCTGCTGAAGGCCTGTGTTCCAGGCTGTCCCGCTACCGAGCCTGGCCCAGCTTCCTTCCTGCGCTCGCTGGAGGACTCTGAGTGGCTAATCCAG ATCCACAGGCTGCTGCAGGTGTCGGTGCTGGTGGTGGAGCTGCTGGATTCGGGCTCCTCCGTCCTGGTGAGCCTGGAGGACGGCTGGGACATCACCACACAG GTGGTGTCCCTGGTGCAGCTGCTCTCGGACCCCTTCTACCGCACCCTGGAGGGCTTCCGGCTGCTGGTGGAGAAGGAGTGGCTGTCCTTCGGCCATCGCTTCAGCCACCGCGGGGCCCACACGCTGGCGGGGCAGAGCAGTGGCTTCACGCCCGTCTTCCTGCAGTTCCTGGACTGCGTGTACCAG ATCCACCTGCAGTTCCCCATGGAATTCGAGTTCAGCCCGTTCTACCTCAAGTTCCTCGGCTACCACCACGCGTCCCGCCGCTTCCGGACCTTCCTGCTCGACTCCGACTATGAACGCATCGAGCTGG ggctGCTGTACGAGGAGAAGGGCGAGCGCCGCGCCCCGCAGGCCTGCCGGTCGGTGTGGGAGTACGCGGAGCGGCTGAGCAAGCGGGCGCCCATCTTCTACAACTACATGTACGCGCCCGAGGACGCCGAG GTCCTGCGGCCCTACAGCAACGTGTCCAACCTGAAGGTGTGGGACTTCTACACCGAGGAGACGCTGGCCGAGGGCCCCCCCTACGACTGGGAGCTGGCGCAGGGGCCCCCGGAGCCCCCGGAGGAGGAGCGGCCCGACGCGGGCGCCCCGCAGAGCCGGCGCCGGGTGGTGTGGCCCTGCTACGACAGCCGCCCCCGAGCCCAGCCCGACGCCATCTCCCGGCTGCTGGAG gagctgcagcggctggagACAGAGCTGGGCCGACCCCCTGAGCGCTGGAAGGATGCCTGGGATCGAGTGAAAGCTGCCCAGCGCCTGGAAGGCCGGCCAGATGGACGT ggcaCCCCCAGCTCCCTGTTGGCGTCCAGTGTGCCCCACCACCGCCGCTCGCTTGGCGTGTACCTGCAGGAGGGACCTGTGGGCTCCACGCTGAGCCTCAGCCTGGACAGTGACCAGAGCAGTGGCTCAACTGCATCCGGCTCCCGCCAGGCAGCCCGCCGTAGTACCAGCACCCTGTACAGCCAGTTCCAGACAGCCGAGAGTGAGAACAG GTCCTATGAGGGCACCCTCTACAAGAAGGGGGCCTTCATGAAGCCCTGGAAGGCGCGCTGGTTTGTGCTGGACAAGACCAAGCACCAG CTGCGCTACTACGACCACCGCGTGGACACGGAGTGCAAGGGGGTCATTGACCTGGCGGAGGTGGAGGCCGTGGCGCCCGGCACGCCCACCATGGGCGCCCCCAAGACGGTGGACGAGAAGGCCTTCTTTGAC GTGAAGACGACGCGTCGCGTTTACAACTTCTGTGCCCAGGACGTGCCGTCAGCCCAGCAGTGGGTGGACCAGATCCAGAGCTGCCTGTCGGACGCCTGA